The Hippea jasoniae genome includes a window with the following:
- a CDS encoding calcium/sodium antiporter, with translation MEILTNAVIFFISLAVVVKSADYFTISAERIGLWLGLSPFIIGAIILSIGTSLPELVTSIAAVLKHHSEIVIADVAGSNITNILLVLGVTFIFAKKNYIEYDALLIDYPVLLFTTLFIYFAFLGNRFGLIEGFFSLISLTVYITYALKVKKEVDIENTTPTIKDPLILIASIVLLNFGAKYTIINVIKLSQLLHIATGIIAATVIALGTSLPELVVSATAARKGKMEIAVGNVVGSNIFNALGVLGFSSLFGQLNIDQPTKTYAIPFLVAATILLGFILKNRNSSRWIGFILVIFYGFFVYKLFF, from the coding sequence ATGGAAATATTAACAAATGCTGTTATCTTTTTTATCTCTTTAGCTGTCGTTGTAAAATCAGCAGACTATTTTACCATCTCAGCAGAGCGGATAGGTTTATGGTTAGGGCTTTCACCGTTTATTATTGGCGCAATAATTTTGAGCATCGGCACAAGCCTTCCAGAGCTTGTAACAAGCATAGCCGCCGTTTTAAAACACCACTCAGAAATCGTGATAGCAGATGTAGCAGGCTCAAATATTACAAATATACTGCTTGTTTTGGGCGTTACTTTTATTTTTGCAAAAAAGAATTATATCGAGTATGACGCTTTATTGATAGATTATCCCGTTCTGCTTTTTACAACGCTGTTTATCTACTTTGCTTTTTTGGGCAACAGGTTTGGTTTAATTGAAGGATTTTTCAGTCTTATTTCTCTAACTGTTTATATAACCTATGCCTTAAAGGTTAAAAAAGAGGTTGACATAGAAAACACCACACCAACCATAAAAGATCCGCTGATTTTAATTGCAAGTATTGTGCTTCTGAATTTTGGTGCAAAATACACCATTATAAATGTTATCAAACTATCGCAACTACTTCATATAGCCACAGGTATCATTGCAGCAACGGTTATTGCTCTTGGCACAAGCCTGCCTGAACTTGTGGTAAGCGCAACGGCTGCAAGAAAGGGAAAGATGGAGATAGCCGTTGGCAACGTTGTTGGATCAAATATCTTCAACGCCTTGGGTGTATTAGGTTTTTCATCGTTGTTTGGTCAACTAAATATCGACCAGCCAACAAAAACATACGCTATACCCTTTTTGGTTGCTGCAACCATACTGCTTGGTTTTATACTGAAAAACAGAAACAGCTCACGCTGGATCGGCTTCATACTCGTTATATTCTACGGATTTTTTGTTTATAAACTGTTTTTTTAG
- a CDS encoding glutamine--tRNA ligase/YqeY domain fusion protein yields MPDKPSKNFIEEIVEKDLDENRYEGRVHTRFPPEPNGYLHIGHAKSICLNFGIAEKYNGKCNLRFDDTNPLKEGKEYVKSIIEDVKWLGFDWEDRLFFASDYFERMYELAVELIKKGKAYVCDLSNEEIRQYRGTLTQPGKESPYRNRSIEENLDLFERMKNGEFEEGSKTLRAKIDMAHPNLNMRDPVMYRIIKKPHYRQGNKWYIYPTYDWAHCLEDSFELITHSLCTLEFADHRILYEWFLDQLEIYKPQQIEFGRLNLTYTVLSKRKLSILVKEGYVNGWDDPRMPTIAGLRRRGYTPEAIRDFVERTGVSRTDSVVDYALLEHCIREDLNKRANRVMAVLNPVKVIIENYPEDKVEWLDAENNPEDKNAGFRKIPFCREIYIEREDFMEDPPKKYFRLAPDREVRLKHAYYIRCVDVKKDENGEIKEIICRYDPDSKGGWSKDGRKVKGTLHWVSARHCIDAEVRLYEHLFTKENPDEDEDFLQNINPNSLVMLKNCKLEPSLKDAKVGERFQFLRKGYFCVDKDSTAEKPVFNRIVTLKDSWAKIKNKLT; encoded by the coding sequence ATGCCTGATAAACCATCAAAAAATTTTATAGAAGAGATAGTTGAGAAAGACCTGGATGAAAATAGGTATGAGGGTAGGGTGCATACACGTTTTCCACCAGAGCCAAACGGTTATCTTCATATAGGCCATGCAAAGTCTATCTGTTTAAATTTTGGTATAGCCGAAAAATACAACGGCAAGTGCAACCTGAGGTTTGATGATACCAATCCTTTGAAGGAAGGCAAGGAGTATGTCAAATCGATTATTGAGGATGTGAAGTGGCTTGGTTTTGACTGGGAGGATAGGCTGTTTTTTGCCTCTGATTACTTTGAAAGGATGTATGAACTTGCCGTTGAATTGATAAAGAAAGGCAAGGCGTATGTATGTGATTTAAGCAATGAAGAAATCAGACAATACAGGGGCACATTGACACAGCCAGGCAAAGAAAGCCCCTACAGGAATAGAAGTATCGAGGAAAATTTAGATCTATTTGAGCGCATGAAAAACGGTGAGTTTGAAGAAGGCTCAAAAACCCTCCGTGCAAAAATTGACATGGCCCATCCAAACCTCAATATGCGTGACCCTGTAATGTATAGAATTATCAAAAAACCGCACTACAGACAGGGTAATAAATGGTATATCTATCCGACTTACGACTGGGCTCACTGTCTTGAGGATTCCTTTGAACTCATAACCCATTCGCTGTGCACACTGGAGTTTGCAGACCACAGGATTTTATATGAGTGGTTTCTGGATCAGCTTGAAATATATAAACCTCAACAGATCGAATTTGGAAGATTGAATCTCACATATACTGTATTGAGTAAAAGAAAGCTATCTATACTTGTTAAAGAGGGTTATGTTAACGGCTGGGATGATCCTCGAATGCCCACAATAGCAGGTCTAAGAAGAAGAGGTTATACGCCCGAGGCAATTAGGGATTTTGTTGAGAGAACCGGTGTGTCAAGAACCGACTCTGTTGTTGATTATGCTCTGCTTGAGCACTGCATAAGAGAGGATCTAAACAAAAGGGCAAACAGGGTTATGGCTGTGCTAAATCCTGTTAAGGTGATAATAGAAAACTATCCAGAGGATAAGGTTGAGTGGCTTGATGCAGAAAACAACCCTGAAGATAAAAATGCAGGCTTTAGAAAAATACCATTTTGCAGAGAGATTTACATAGAAAGAGAAGATTTTATGGAAGATCCTCCAAAGAAATACTTCAGGCTTGCACCGGATAGAGAGGTTCGACTAAAACATGCCTACTACATCAGATGCGTTGATGTTAAAAAAGATGAAAACGGCGAAATCAAAGAGATTATCTGCAGATACGATCCAGACTCAAAGGGTGGATGGAGCAAAGATGGCAGAAAGGTTAAAGGAACATTGCACTGGGTAAGTGCAAGGCATTGTATAGATGCTGAGGTCAGGCTTTATGAACATCTATTTACAAAAGAAAATCCCGATGAGGATGAGGATTTCCTGCAAAATATAAACCCGAACTCATTAGTTATGCTTAAAAACTGCAAGCTTGAGCCCTCATTGAAGGATGCAAAGGTTGGCGAGAGGTTTCAGTTTTTAAGAAAGGGATATTTTTGTGTTGACAAAGACTCAACAGCTGAAAAACCCGTATTTAACAGAATCGTAACGCTTAAGGATAGCTGGGCGAAGATAAAGAATAAACTGACCTAA
- the msrA gene encoding peptide-methionine (S)-S-oxide reductase MsrA: MEKAIFAGGCFWSFQKFFYSLDGVIKTTCGYTGGKLKNPTYKQVLNLNTGHYEAVEVIFDQQVIPYKQLVIEFLSFIDPTDSKGQGCDVGDQYKTAIFYLNNEQKKTAEELIEKIKTLNIFEKPIATKILKAKEFYKAEDYHQKYYKNFPNNYAQYEKYCFRKVNKKLKELLK; this comes from the coding sequence ATGGAAAAAGCAATATTTGCTGGCGGTTGCTTCTGGAGTTTTCAAAAGTTTTTTTACTCCTTAGATGGTGTTATTAAAACAACCTGCGGCTATACAGGAGGAAAACTCAAAAACCCCACATATAAGCAGGTATTAAATCTCAATACAGGGCATTACGAAGCTGTTGAGGTTATATTTGACCAACAAGTTATCCCCTACAAACAATTAGTTATTGAGTTTTTAAGTTTTATAGATCCAACAGATAGTAAAGGACAGGGCTGCGATGTGGGAGATCAATACAAAACGGCCATTTTTTATCTTAACAACGAGCAGAAAAAAACAGCCGAAGAGCTAATAGAAAAAATAAAAACGCTCAATATCTTTGAAAAACCCATTGCAACAAAAATTTTAAAGGCAAAGGAATTCTACAAAGCAGAAGACTACCATCAAAAATACTACAAAAATTTTCCAAACAACTATGCTCAATATGAAAAATACTGCTTTAGAAAAGTGAATAAAAAACTAAAAGAATTGTTAAAATAA
- a CDS encoding peroxiredoxin: MGCDKPVEAIEEKEQKQEIEEEVEKMERTQAGVLVLRKLPEFKMDAYDPKTGKYITVSSDDYKGKWLVVCFYPADFTFVCPTEIAAMNAKYDELQKMGVEVLAVSTDTKFSHKRFAETEPLLKDLKLVIGADPTGEVSRKFGVLIEEEGLALRGRFLINPDGVVVAEEVQGPSVGRNVNEFIRQIQAWQHVYKTGEVCPANWRPGKKTLPVNTKAEELTGKVGDYVTLDELLS; the protein is encoded by the coding sequence ATGGGATGCGACAAACCAGTTGAGGCGATTGAGGAAAAAGAACAAAAACAAGAAATTGAAGAGGAGGTAGAGAAAATGGAAAGGACACAGGCAGGCGTACTGGTATTGAGGAAATTACCGGAATTTAAGATGGATGCTTACGATCCAAAAACAGGAAAGTACATTACTGTTTCAAGTGATGATTACAAAGGCAAATGGCTTGTAGTTTGCTTCTATCCAGCCGATTTTACATTTGTATGCCCAACAGAGATTGCAGCAATGAATGCAAAGTATGATGAGTTGCAGAAGATGGGTGTTGAGGTGCTGGCTGTCTCAACAGATACAAAGTTCTCACACAAGAGATTTGCAGAGACCGAGCCTTTGCTTAAGGATCTAAAGCTTGTAATTGGCGCTGACCCAACAGGTGAGGTTTCAAGAAAGTTTGGCGTCTTAATAGAGGAAGAGGGCCTTGCTTTAAGGGGAAGATTTTTGATTAATCCAGACGGCGTTGTTGTTGCAGAAGAGGTTCAGGGACCATCTGTGGGTAGAAATGTCAATGAGTTTATCAGACAGATCCAGGCATGGCAGCATGTTTACAAAACCGGTGAGGTATGTCCGGCTAACTGGAGACCGGGTAAGAAAACGCTTCCTGTTAACACAAAAGCCGAAGAGCTCACAGGAAAAGTTGGTGACTATGTAACTCTTGATGAGCTGCTTTCATAA
- a CDS encoding CYTH domain-containing protein: MAYEIERKFLVLPLQVKPYLTKHLHLKPIIVEIEQHYFERDNQTGRIRKYGDKYFITLKKGEGLIREEYETEVQEVVYKNITSSSQNLHSLQKTRFIVEVEGLRYEFDQFKGNLEGLVFVEVEFDSLDDANNFKMAEIFKPVIIKEVTHLKEFTNANLAKKQLIPLF; encoded by the coding sequence ATGGCGTATGAGATTGAAAGGAAGTTTTTAGTTCTACCCCTACAGGTAAAACCATACCTGACAAAACATCTCCATCTTAAACCGATAATTGTTGAAATAGAGCAACATTATTTTGAAAGAGACAATCAGACAGGCAGAATCAGAAAATATGGAGACAAATACTTTATCACGCTCAAAAAAGGTGAAGGGCTTATTAGAGAGGAATATGAAACAGAAGTTCAGGAGGTGGTTTATAAAAACATAACATCCAGCTCTCAAAATCTCCACTCACTACAAAAAACAAGATTTATCGTCGAGGTTGAAGGATTAAGGTATGAGTTTGACCAGTTTAAGGGTAATTTAGAGGGTCTAGTATTTGTTGAGGTTGAGTTTGACTCACTTGATGATGCTAACAACTTTAAGATGGCAGAGATTTTTAAACCCGTTATTATAAAGGAAGTAACACATCTTAAGGAATTCACAAATGCCAATCTTGCAAAAAAACAATTAATCCCACTTTTTTAA